In Dyadobacter subterraneus, a single genomic region encodes these proteins:
- a CDS encoding 2-dehydro-3-deoxygalactonokinase, translated as MKKYLLCCDWGTSSFRLRLVKMIDNQLIGEILSPDGIASIFNEWKTKSGSGKITRDQFFKKFLKTQIDILSRRLSFDLDGITIIISGMASSSIGMEEIPYSDLPYAVDGSKADVKSFEAHDDFRHEIILISGVKSDTDVMRGEETQLVGLLNLKQLSPLKNKEATFIFPGTHSKHIYVKRNQIDDFQTFMTGEIFKIMINHSILKDSVESGKDVGFTTDETAAFKKGIRQAGDSNLLNSLFKVRTNQLFDKMSKTENACYLSGLLIGNELEYLKKDTDYNLVLCSGNNLYELYKMAADEIGLSERTTTISSVLINLATIAGQIKIYENQTFKLNSINS; from the coding sequence ATGAAAAAGTATCTGTTATGCTGTGACTGGGGAACTTCATCGTTCAGGTTGCGACTTGTAAAAATGATTGATAATCAGCTAATTGGCGAAATACTTTCACCAGACGGGATTGCCAGTATTTTTAACGAATGGAAGACAAAGTCGGGAAGTGGAAAGATAACCAGAGACCAGTTTTTTAAGAAATTTTTAAAAACACAAATCGATATATTATCCCGGCGGTTGTCTTTTGACTTGGATGGTATAACCATCATCATTTCCGGAATGGCTTCCTCTTCGATAGGTATGGAGGAAATTCCTTATTCGGATTTGCCTTATGCAGTAGATGGCAGCAAGGCAGATGTCAAAAGTTTTGAGGCACATGATGATTTCCGGCATGAAATCATTTTGATATCGGGAGTGAAAAGTGATACCGATGTGATGCGTGGTGAAGAAACACAGCTGGTAGGACTTTTAAATCTTAAACAATTGTCACCCTTAAAAAATAAAGAAGCCACTTTTATTTTTCCAGGAACACATTCCAAACATATTTACGTAAAACGAAATCAAATTGATGATTTTCAAACATTTATGACCGGCGAAATTTTCAAGATCATGATAAATCATAGCATTTTGAAAGATTCGGTAGAAAGCGGAAAGGACGTTGGTTTTACAACTGATGAGACGGCAGCTTTTAAAAAAGGTATCAGGCAGGCGGGAGATTCCAATCTTTTAAACAGTTTGTTCAAAGTAAGAACCAACCAGCTTTTTGATAAAATGTCGAAAACTGAAAATGCCTGTTATTTAAGCGGCTTGCTGATTGGAAACGAATTGGAATATTTGAAAAAAGATACAGATTATAACCTGGTTTTATGCAGTGGAAATAATCTTTATGAACTATATAAAATGGCCGCTGACGAAATTGGGCTGTCGGAGAGAACCACCACAATATCATCGGTTTTAATTAACCTGGCAACAATTGCCGGACAAATCAAAATATACGAAAACCAGACATTTAAATTGAATAGTATAAACTCATGA
- a CDS encoding bifunctional 4-hydroxy-2-oxoglutarate aldolase/2-dehydro-3-deoxy-phosphogluconate aldolase, whose product MSKDSFSNELFKKAPIVGIIRGLSLDEVKQILPIFRESGLTTIEITMNTPGAEDIIRYAREYESEGLNIGAGTVCTKDDLDNALEAGAQFIVTPIISKKVIKSSVKKGIPVFPGGFSPTELYNAWSYGAAMVKIYPATSLGPEYIKDLKAPLDKMKVLPTGGINLENMDSFLKAGADGLGIGGQLFDKQLIKKQDWAGLKLHFLKFVNKLNSHR is encoded by the coding sequence ATGAGTAAGGATTCATTTTCAAACGAATTATTTAAAAAAGCACCTATTGTTGGTATTATAAGGGGTCTATCGCTGGATGAAGTGAAACAAATTCTCCCCATTTTCCGTGAATCGGGATTGACAACGATTGAAATTACCATGAATACGCCTGGTGCAGAGGATATTATCCGCTATGCAAGAGAATATGAAAGTGAAGGACTGAATATTGGGGCCGGAACTGTTTGTACAAAAGATGATCTTGACAATGCGTTGGAAGCGGGTGCACAGTTTATTGTGACACCGATAATCAGTAAGAAAGTTATCAAATCCTCTGTAAAAAAGGGTATCCCTGTTTTTCCGGGAGGATTTTCACCGACCGAGCTTTATAATGCCTGGTCATACGGTGCAGCAATGGTGAAAATTTATCCTGCTACCTCACTTGGACCAGAGTATATTAAAGATCTAAAAGCACCCTTGGATAAGATGAAAGTACTGCCGACAGGCGGCATTAATCTTGAAAATATGGATAGCTTTTTAAAAGCCGGAGCGGATGGATTGGGAATTGGCGGTCAGCTATTTGACAAACAACTGATAAAGAAACAAGACTGGGCCGGATTGAAACTGCATTTTCTAAAATTCGTTAATAAATTGAATAGTCACAGATAA
- a CDS encoding RNA polymerase sigma factor: MTTDTGNAIASTIKEYGKRLFGFIRNKVRSEQDAEDILQDVWYQLSNVINIEEIDQMSGWLHQVARNKIIDKYRKKTPELLDDFTYENEEDNFSISDILLADNYTPETEYIREVFWKELFIALEELPENQRQVFVWNELEDVTLQDIATKTNENLKTIISRKGYAVKHLRKRMKTVYDEFFN, encoded by the coding sequence ATGACTACAGATACCGGAAATGCTATTGCCAGTACGATCAAAGAATACGGGAAACGTCTCTTTGGTTTTATTCGCAATAAGGTGCGGTCTGAGCAGGATGCTGAGGACATTTTGCAGGACGTCTGGTATCAGCTGAGTAATGTCATCAATATAGAAGAAATTGATCAGATGAGCGGCTGGCTGCACCAGGTTGCGCGCAACAAAATAATTGACAAATACAGAAAAAAAACACCTGAATTACTGGATGACTTCACTTATGAAAATGAGGAAGATAATTTCAGTATAAGCGACATACTGCTGGCAGATAATTACACGCCGGAAACCGAATACATTCGTGAAGTTTTCTGGAAGGAATTGTTTATTGCTTTGGAAGAATTGCCGGAAAATCAGCGTCAGGTTTTTGTTTGGAATGAATTGGAGGATGTTACTTTGCAGGACATTGCCACGAAAACAAATGAAAATCTGAAAACAATTATTTCCAGAAAAGGATATGCAGTGAAACATTTGCGAAAGCGGATGAAAACCGTGTATGACGAATTTTTTAATTAA
- a CDS encoding RagB/SusD family nutrient uptake outer membrane protein, with translation MKKYNLLMLAGLLFAGASCKDYLEEDTTGLLYGANVLSTQDGLESALTGAYKGLAWQWNMGFIHPSANAATIGSDDVTTHPASNKADWREFDQFNVSTTNQRSGAVYNGCYKAIQGANNVINNYEKTSGDKATINIIVGEAYFIRAFSYYWLTRFYGNIPLILAGEYSADLLTVGKTAPDKIYELIVADLKVAEVNLPDTKRDPGRPNSGSAKAFLADVYLTMAGWPLKQTDKYDLAAAKAKEVIDNKEKYGFQLLPTFAAVFENDPNSTGTAEAVFQLNGFTGGGDTGNSTYGLTTMPGEEGGWDDMYAELNFFNAFPAGPRKDATFRTEFGLSGTKIPWQQSLTKHPYYKKWYIKGDISTYQASLPSVMLRYAHVLTIYAEAKARGKSGPDQAAYDALNQVRLRGWATGTKALSMSDGLSATQFADAVVQERAWEFACERTRWFDLVRLEKVEEANKNKSADDLQPIRAITKANYWFPLPYSDTSLNPNLNN, from the coding sequence ATGAAAAAATATAATTTACTCATGCTTGCTGGATTGCTTTTTGCAGGTGCCAGCTGCAAAGATTACCTGGAAGAAGATACAACTGGTTTGTTATATGGAGCCAATGTTTTGTCAACGCAGGATGGTCTGGAATCTGCCCTAACCGGTGCTTACAAAGGACTTGCCTGGCAATGGAATATGGGTTTTATCCATCCATCTGCTAATGCAGCCACAATTGGAAGTGACGATGTAACGACCCACCCGGCAAGTAACAAAGCTGACTGGCGGGAATTTGACCAGTTTAACGTTTCCACTACAAACCAGCGTTCTGGTGCGGTTTATAACGGATGCTACAAGGCGATCCAGGGTGCGAATAATGTAATTAACAACTACGAAAAAACTTCCGGAGATAAGGCCACGATCAACATTATTGTTGGCGAAGCCTACTTTATCCGTGCGTTTTCTTACTATTGGCTGACCCGTTTTTACGGAAATATTCCTTTGATTCTTGCAGGAGAATATTCTGCTGATCTTTTGACAGTTGGTAAAACAGCTCCGGACAAAATCTATGAATTGATCGTCGCGGATTTGAAAGTTGCCGAAGTGAATTTACCAGATACAAAACGTGATCCGGGAAGACCGAACAGTGGTTCTGCCAAGGCATTTCTTGCCGATGTGTATTTGACTATGGCGGGCTGGCCGCTAAAACAAACTGACAAATATGATCTTGCAGCGGCAAAAGCGAAAGAAGTAATTGACAATAAAGAAAAGTACGGCTTTCAGTTGTTGCCTACTTTTGCAGCCGTTTTCGAAAACGACCCTAATTCAACAGGAACAGCAGAAGCAGTTTTTCAATTAAACGGATTTACAGGTGGTGGTGATACTGGTAATTCAACTTATGGATTAACCACAATGCCGGGTGAAGAAGGCGGTTGGGATGATATGTATGCTGAACTTAATTTTTTCAACGCGTTTCCGGCCGGACCGAGAAAAGATGCTACTTTCCGTACTGAATTTGGTTTGTCGGGAACAAAAATTCCATGGCAGCAAAGTTTGACAAAACATCCATATTACAAAAAATGGTATATTAAAGGTGATATTTCGACGTACCAGGCTTCGTTGCCTTCCGTTATGCTGCGTTACGCACACGTATTGACAATCTATGCAGAAGCAAAAGCACGCGGCAAAAGTGGGCCGGATCAGGCAGCTTATGATGCGCTGAATCAGGTGCGTTTGAGAGGATGGGCAACTGGTACAAAGGCATTATCTATGTCTGACGGACTTTCTGCAACACAATTTGCGGACGCTGTGGTTCAGGAACGTGCATGGGAATTTGCCTGTGAAAGAACCCGTTGGTTTGACCTGGTTCGTCTGGAAAAAGTGGAAGAAGCTAACAAAAACAAAAGTGCTGATGATCTGCAACCGATCAGAGCTATTACGAAAGCAAATTACTGGTTTCCACTACCTTATTCGGATACTTCGCTAAATCCGAATCTTAACAATTAA
- a CDS encoding Lrp/AsnC family transcriptional regulator encodes MNGNDIILDKVDLSILKLMQENARISNADLARELEMAPSAVLERVKKLEQKNVILQYTTRLNPAPLQQKLLAFISMKAADGLGCSNTGQELAKIPEVQEVHHIAGEDCYLIKVRTADSSSLMDLMRNSFSKIPNILSTRTTIVLETVKEQQQLVIPEKF; translated from the coding sequence ATGAACGGAAACGATATCATATTAGACAAAGTGGATTTGAGCATCCTGAAATTGATGCAAGAAAATGCACGTATTTCCAATGCTGATTTGGCAAGAGAGTTGGAAATGGCTCCTTCCGCTGTATTGGAACGGGTTAAAAAACTTGAACAGAAAAATGTGATTTTGCAATATACAACCCGGCTGAATCCTGCTCCTTTGCAGCAAAAATTACTGGCTTTCATTTCGATGAAAGCAGCCGATGGGTTAGGTTGCAGCAACACAGGTCAGGAATTGGCAAAGATCCCGGAGGTACAGGAAGTACATCACATAGCCGGCGAGGATTGTTATTTGATAAAAGTCAGGACTGCAGATTCGTCATCATTAATGGATCTGATGCGAAATTCTTTTAGCAAGATTCCTAACATTTTATCAACCAGAACAACCATCGTTTTAGAAACTGTGAAAGAACAACAACAATTGGTAATACCTGAAAAATTCTAA
- a CDS encoding MFS transporter, with protein sequence MAQSKTKNYRWIIVVLLFTATTINYLDRQIIGLLKPLLEKEFQWTETDFARIVMAFTAAYAIGLLTFGWIIDKIGTKSGYAITIIFWSVAGMLHAWARSAFGFGLARVGLGLGEAGNYPAAVKTVAEWFPKKERALATGLFNAGTSIGVVVALMIVPWILNHYGWHEVFIITGALGFVWLIFWWIFYDVPSKQKRLSQEEFEYIKSGQEIKEDGKVKVNWLKLFTLPQTWAYITGKGLIDPIYWFFLFWLPSYFASTFNLDLKKPSLELMIIYGATTAGSILGGYFSSILIKKGYPTLKARKTVLFIFAVVELSIILVQFATGVWMAVAMISVAVAVHQAWATNVFTLASDMFPKQAVSSVVGIGGTAGAVGGILFPMLIGSLLDSYKAAGNLAGGYNIIFTICGFTYLTAWLIIHLLTRKSVLVDVEELV encoded by the coding sequence ATGGCTCAGTCAAAAACAAAAAATTATCGCTGGATTATTGTCGTTCTTTTATTTACGGCCACAACGATCAACTACCTGGACCGGCAGATAATCGGTTTGCTGAAACCACTTTTGGAAAAGGAATTTCAATGGACTGAAACGGATTTCGCCAGGATTGTCATGGCATTTACCGCAGCCTATGCAATCGGGCTTTTAACTTTTGGATGGATTATTGACAAAATAGGTACAAAATCCGGATATGCCATTACGATAATTTTTTGGAGTGTCGCAGGTATGTTGCACGCCTGGGCCAGAAGTGCTTTCGGTTTTGGACTTGCCCGTGTGGGTTTAGGATTGGGAGAAGCTGGGAATTACCCGGCGGCTGTTAAAACGGTGGCAGAATGGTTTCCCAAAAAGGAAAGGGCATTGGCGACAGGACTTTTCAATGCTGGAACAAGTATCGGTGTTGTTGTAGCGCTGATGATCGTTCCATGGATTTTGAATCATTATGGATGGCATGAAGTATTCATTATTACCGGCGCGCTGGGTTTTGTATGGCTGATTTTCTGGTGGATATTTTATGATGTTCCTTCCAAGCAAAAACGATTGTCACAGGAAGAATTCGAATATATCAAAAGTGGCCAGGAGATAAAAGAAGACGGAAAGGTAAAAGTTAACTGGCTGAAATTATTTACATTACCCCAAACCTGGGCTTATATTACAGGAAAAGGTTTGATCGATCCGATTTACTGGTTTTTCTTGTTTTGGCTTCCGTCTTATTTCGCCTCGACTTTCAATCTGGATCTTAAAAAGCCGAGTCTGGAATTGATGATTATTTATGGAGCTACTACTGCGGGAAGTATTCTGGGAGGATATTTTTCTTCAATTTTAATTAAAAAAGGTTACCCGACATTGAAAGCCAGGAAAACGGTTTTATTCATTTTTGCTGTCGTTGAACTTTCCATTATTCTGGTTCAGTTTGCGACTGGGGTTTGGATGGCGGTGGCAATGATCAGCGTTGCTGTGGCGGTTCACCAGGCATGGGCAACAAATGTTTTTACGCTGGCGTCGGATATGTTCCCAAAACAAGCGGTGAGTTCGGTTGTTGGTATTGGCGGAACGGCCGGGGCAGTGGGAGGGATTTTGTTTCCAATGCTGATAGGCAGCTTGCTTGATTCCTATAAAGCAGCAGGAAATCTGGCCGGTGGATATAACATTATTTTTACCATTTGCGGATTCACTTATCTGACGGCCTGGCTGATTATTCATTTACTAACCAGGAAATCTGTTTTGGTTGATGTTGAGGAATTGGTTTAA
- a CDS encoding putative sensor domain DACNV-containing protein produces the protein MARNFNEPVNVNSTISTTTYQAAQSVAKTVEEHFIFHHENAKRHNKDDFAPKPDAQVIESIIDTTFWASLRREEGHSPSISLAFLPPELSGQPLIFEKRLTFTPAILTKLAPAVERSGIHLGIWMDGDELYIWGTTRVIPNLCFVLEVIEPGMLVIKHRRIDGFGKFVNVAVLKGDQIKIVDDISGKIPDCPNLVTSLIGFNSSSLWNDSLNVMVQLAVSMRDHKRGGILLVVPSGRETWRDSIIHPISYSITPTFSELAELYQKHETESDHPIWINKITNAVNHIAGLTAVDGATIINDRFELLAFGVKIGRSTFSSRVDKIMVTEPIVGNVASIVPPVQNGGTRHLSAAQFVFDQRDSLALVASQDGRFTIFSWSPCDNIVQSHRVDALLF, from the coding sequence ATGGCTCGTAATTTTAATGAACCGGTGAACGTGAATAGCACAATTTCCACGACAACATATCAGGCAGCACAATCGGTGGCAAAAACGGTGGAGGAGCATTTTATCTTCCATCATGAAAATGCTAAACGTCATAACAAAGATGATTTTGCTCCAAAGCCTGACGCCCAGGTGATTGAGTCAATTATAGATACAACTTTCTGGGCAAGTTTGCGCAGAGAAGAAGGGCATTCTCCTTCAATTTCCCTAGCCTTTTTGCCTCCCGAACTTTCCGGACAGCCACTTATTTTTGAAAAAAGACTGACTTTTACACCGGCAATTTTAACAAAACTTGCACCGGCGGTTGAGCGGTCGGGAATTCATTTGGGTATATGGATGGACGGTGACGAACTCTATATATGGGGTACAACGCGCGTGATTCCAAATCTTTGTTTTGTACTGGAAGTGATTGAACCTGGAATGCTGGTCATCAAACATCGCAGGATTGACGGTTTCGGGAAATTTGTGAATGTGGCAGTGCTGAAAGGTGATCAGATTAAAATTGTTGATGACATCAGCGGAAAAATTCCTGATTGTCCAAATCTGGTTACCTCACTCATCGGGTTCAATTCCTCTTCCCTTTGGAATGACTCTCTGAATGTTATGGTCCAGCTGGCCGTTTCCATGCGCGACCACAAAAGAGGTGGAATTTTGCTGGTTGTGCCATCGGGCAGAGAAACCTGGCGTGACTCCATTATTCATCCGATTTCCTATTCTATTACACCCACGTTTTCTGAACTTGCGGAATTATACCAAAAGCACGAGACAGAATCGGATCACCCGATCTGGATTAATAAAATAACCAATGCAGTAAACCATATTGCAGGACTAACCGCGGTGGATGGCGCTACGATCATCAATGACCGTTTCGAATTACTGGCATTTGGTGTCAAAATCGGCCGCTCTACTTTTTCATCCCGTGTTGATAAAATTATGGTTACCGAGCCGATTGTTGGTAACGTCGCATCCATTGTTCCGCCTGTTCAAAATGGCGGTACCAGACATTTATCTGCTGCACAATTTGTTTTCGATCAACGCGATAGCCTTGCTCTGGTTGCTTCGCAGGACGGAAGGTTTACTATATTTTCATGGTCGCCCTGTGATAATATCGTTCAGTCGCACCGGGTTGATGCATTGCTTTTTTGA
- a CDS encoding outer membrane protein assembly factor BamB family protein — protein MKYFSLKYLSVLLIFLVLCGSVRREKDISYDESENQDWPTYGGNKAGNRYSTLRQINTANVKNLQLAWSYDTDENKADQDRGMDIQCQPIVVNGVLYGTTPKMKLFAIDAGTGKEIWKFNPFSDPKTRQRFHPLRGVAYWEKGADKRILYSVGPTLYAINAITGEQISSFGNKGEVDLRIGLGGKEIFGHETANLSIRSTTPGVIFDDLLIMGSSVSEGGDAPPGYIQAINVVTGKLAWVFHTIPLPGEYGYETWMKDSYKKIGGANCWAGMVVDEKRGMVYAGTGSPSVDFYGGARKGKNLFANCVIALNAKTGKRVWHYQTIHHDLWDRDAPCPPNLITVKDNGKMTDAVAQATKDGLIFVFDRDTGKPLFRVNEIPVPVSPALPGENPWPTQPVPVKPAPFANQELTEADITDRTPEAHAYVLDRFKNSKKGSKYLPPSLEGTLYYGFGGGAEWGGNAADPNGILYQNSNNMLWWLKMRDTKNQNNGATLIKGATLFNTNCTACHANSGKTATAQAYPNLTDVDKRLSREQIATILETGRGRMPSFQHISKEDRNAIINFLLKVDSQPVVKSGNPNDIHNSALQVSNRSGSDFPYMPPYLNNGNVQFRDPDNYPAIKPPWGTMNAIDLNTGEYLWTVPLGEYPELKAKGIPPTGTENHGGPVVTAGGLVFIAATYDEKIRAFDSKTGKIVWEYELPAGGFATPITYMVKGKQYIAIAAGGTRYGLKSGGTYVAFALP, from the coding sequence ATGAAATATTTTTCATTAAAATATCTTTCCGTCTTGTTGATTTTTCTTGTACTCTGCGGGAGTGTAAGGAGAGAAAAAGATATCAGTTATGATGAGTCAGAAAATCAGGATTGGCCAACTTACGGAGGAAACAAAGCAGGTAACAGGTATTCAACTTTAAGGCAGATTAATACGGCAAATGTCAAAAATCTGCAACTGGCGTGGAGTTATGATACGGACGAAAATAAAGCAGATCAGGATCGTGGAATGGACATTCAATGTCAACCCATCGTTGTTAATGGCGTACTTTACGGCACAACACCAAAGATGAAACTTTTCGCCATTGATGCCGGAACCGGAAAAGAAATATGGAAATTCAATCCATTTTCTGATCCCAAAACCAGACAAAGATTTCATCCGCTTCGGGGAGTTGCTTACTGGGAAAAAGGTGCTGACAAAAGGATTTTGTATTCCGTCGGGCCTACACTTTATGCAATCAATGCAATCACCGGAGAACAGATTTCAAGTTTTGGAAATAAAGGAGAGGTTGATCTGCGTATCGGGTTGGGCGGTAAAGAAATTTTTGGTCATGAAACAGCAAATCTTTCTATCAGAAGTACAACACCAGGTGTAATTTTCGATGATCTTTTAATCATGGGATCCAGTGTGTCCGAAGGCGGTGATGCCCCTCCGGGTTATATTCAGGCCATCAATGTTGTGACCGGAAAATTGGCCTGGGTATTTCATACAATCCCGCTTCCGGGCGAATATGGTTATGAAACCTGGATGAAAGATTCGTACAAAAAAATCGGTGGTGCCAATTGCTGGGCCGGTATGGTGGTCGATGAAAAGCGCGGAATGGTTTATGCTGGAACCGGATCTCCGTCGGTTGATTTTTACGGAGGAGCCAGAAAAGGTAAAAATCTTTTTGCAAACTGTGTAATCGCGCTCAATGCGAAAACAGGAAAACGTGTATGGCACTACCAAACCATTCACCATGATTTGTGGGACCGGGATGCACCTTGTCCGCCGAATTTGATAACGGTCAAAGATAACGGGAAAATGACCGATGCCGTAGCTCAGGCAACGAAAGATGGTTTGATCTTTGTTTTTGACCGTGACACAGGAAAACCATTGTTTCGGGTAAACGAAATCCCGGTGCCTGTTTCACCTGCTTTACCAGGCGAAAATCCCTGGCCAACGCAGCCTGTTCCGGTTAAGCCAGCGCCATTTGCAAACCAGGAATTAACCGAAGCTGATATCACAGACCGTACACCAGAAGCACATGCTTATGTTTTAGATCGATTTAAAAATAGTAAAAAAGGAAGTAAATATTTGCCTCCAAGTCTGGAAGGAACACTTTATTATGGCTTTGGCGGAGGAGCGGAATGGGGTGGAAATGCAGCCGATCCGAATGGAATTTTATACCAAAATTCTAATAACATGCTCTGGTGGCTCAAAATGAGGGACACCAAAAATCAGAATAACGGAGCGACTTTAATAAAAGGTGCAACTTTGTTTAATACCAATTGTACTGCCTGTCACGCAAATTCCGGGAAAACAGCTACTGCACAAGCTTATCCAAATCTTACAGATGTTGACAAAAGACTTTCAAGAGAACAAATTGCGACGATTCTGGAAACGGGCCGTGGTCGAATGCCATCATTTCAACATATATCAAAAGAAGACAGGAATGCAATCATAAATTTTTTGTTGAAAGTGGACTCTCAGCCAGTTGTTAAGTCCGGGAATCCGAATGATATTCACAATTCCGCTTTGCAGGTTTCAAATAGATCAGGTTCAGATTTCCCATATATGCCGCCTTATTTAAATAATGGAAATGTGCAATTCCGAGATCCGGATAATTATCCGGCAATCAAACCTCCATGGGGTACAATGAATGCGATTGATTTGAATACAGGAGAATATTTATGGACAGTCCCGCTTGGAGAATATCCGGAATTAAAGGCAAAGGGAATTCCTCCCACCGGAACAGAAAATCATGGCGGTCCTGTGGTAACTGCCGGTGGACTTGTATTTATTGCCGCGACTTATGATGAAAAAATCAGAGCTTTTGATAGTAAAACGGGTAAAATTGTTTGGGAATATGAACTTCCAGCCGGTGGATTTGCAACCCCGATTACATACATGGTAAAAGGAAAACAGTACATAGCCATTGCCGCGGGAGGTACCCGCTATGGATTGAAATCCGGCGGAACTTATGTGGCATTCGCATTACCCTGA
- a CDS encoding EamA family transporter, with the protein MEAAQNKSASTLMVVLAYATVYIVWGSTYFFIQKALTGFHPFFLGAMRYIAAGLLMMIWCIIKGENIFDIPTIKVAAVSGLMLLFFSNGIVIWVEQFLPSAMVAIMVSTAPMWFILLDKPKWTENLGSRSTIVGLLIGFVGVIVLFSERVIGAFSTIQNKTELVGLAMLVVGSMSWAGGSLYSKYKTTGGSIVVKSAWQMFVAGIAFLPCGVVSGEFTDIQWGAIPLSAWMSVLYLIIFGSIVGFSAYVWLLKVQPATKVSTHAYVNPVVAVLLGIFFANESITSVQILGLVIILGSVLLINLDKYRKESRALQTAKA; encoded by the coding sequence ATGGAAGCCGCCCAAAACAAAAGTGCCTCAACCCTAATGGTGGTACTGGCCTATGCCACGGTTTACATCGTGTGGGGATCAACTTATTTTTTTATTCAAAAAGCGCTTACAGGATTCCATCCATTTTTTCTGGGAGCGATGCGTTATATTGCGGCAGGTTTGCTGATGATGATCTGGTGTATTATTAAAGGTGAAAATATATTCGACATTCCTACTATTAAAGTGGCTGCTGTAAGTGGTTTAATGCTGCTTTTTTTCAGTAATGGTATTGTGATATGGGTAGAGCAATTTTTACCGAGTGCGATGGTTGCGATTATGGTTTCAACCGCACCCATGTGGTTTATTCTTTTGGACAAACCCAAATGGACAGAAAATCTGGGCAGCAGATCGACGATTGTTGGACTCTTGATCGGGTTTGTCGGGGTGATTGTTCTTTTCAGTGAAAGAGTTATAGGCGCTTTCTCCACAATTCAGAACAAAACAGAATTAGTAGGATTAGCTATGCTGGTTGTTGGCTCCATGTCTTGGGCGGGCGGTTCTTTATATTCCAAATATAAAACCACCGGCGGATCTATTGTTGTTAAGAGTGCATGGCAAATGTTTGTTGCCGGTATTGCATTTCTGCCATGTGGTGTTGTCAGCGGGGAATTTACAGATATTCAGTGGGGGGCAATTCCGCTTAGTGCCTGGATGTCTGTTCTTTATCTTATTATTTTCGGGTCAATTGTTGGATTTAGCGCTTATGTTTGGTTATTGAAAGTTCAGCCTGCGACAAAAGTGAGTACACATGCCTATGTAAATCCGGTAGTAGCTGTGCTTTTAGGGATTTTCTTCGCCAACGAAAGTATTACTTCAGTTCAAATTTTAGGATTGGTAATTATTTTGGGCAGTGTACTGCTTATCAATCTGGATAAATACAGAAAAGAATCCAGGGCTTTGCAAACTGCGAAGGCTTAG